One region of Eulemur rufifrons isolate Redbay chromosome 1, OSU_ERuf_1, whole genome shotgun sequence genomic DNA includes:
- the LOC138382996 gene encoding gamma-crystallin F-like, producing MGKITFYEDRGFQGRQYECSSDRPNLQPYLSRCNSVRVDSGCWMLYEQPNYAGSQYFLRRGDYPDYQQWMGLSDSVRSCRLIPPASSHRIRIYEREDHRGQMVETTEDCSSLHDRFHLSEIHSFNVLEGSWILYELPNYRGRQYLLRPGDYRRHHDWGAMDARVGSLRRAVDFY from the exons ATGGGGAAG ATCACCTTCTACGAGGACCGGGGCTTCCAGGGCCGCCAGTACGAATGCAGCAGCGACCGCCCCAACCTGCAGCCCTACTTGAGCCGCTGCAACTCGGTGCGCGTGGACAGCGGCTGCTGGATGCTCTATGAGCAGCCCAACTACGCGGGCAGCCAGTACTTCCTGCGGCGCGGCGACTACCCCGACTACCAGCAGTGGATGGGCCTCAGCGACTCGGTCCGCTCCTGCCGCCTCATCCCCCCT GCCAGTTCCCACAGGATCAGGATCTACGAGCGAGAGGACCACAGGGGCCAGATGGTGGAGACCACCGAGGACTGCTCCTCTCTCCATGACCGCTTCCACCTCAGTGAGATCCACTCCTTCAACGTGCTGGAGGGCTCCTGGATCCTCTACGAGCTGCCCAACTACCGCGGGCGCCAGTACCTGCTGAGGCCGGGGGACTACAGGCGGCACCACGACTGGGGGGCCATGGATGCCAGAGTGGGGTCTCTGAGGAGAGCTGTAGATTTTTATTGA